A genomic segment from Deltaproteobacteria bacterium encodes:
- the mprF gene encoding bifunctional lysylphosphatidylglycerol flippase/synthetase MprF, with protein sequence MPSSEVDADASSASGARLRERLEPYRPWLGSAFGIALFGAALWVLHHELRAYSYTEVIAALRGLPRSRLALGLACTAASYLLLTGYDALACRYLAHALRYRQIALASFVGYAFSHNVGASFLGGGAIRYRLYSSWGLQAGEIATIVAFNGITFWLGFLLLTGGALLFEPAAALSAHTFPAGTEPAIGVVCLGIVAAYVGWSALRRTPLRIRAFELRIPPLDLTFVQLTLSTLDWALAASVLYVVLPPSPTLGFPAFLAAFLLAQVAGLASHLPAGLGVFETVILVGLAPYLPGPAVLGSLVAYRVIYYLVPLLAAGALLGAHELWRRTVVRRVGGLFGRIVPEIVPQALAVTTFLGGGVLLASGATPAIHGRLGWLQTFLPLPVLETSHFFGSLTGVGLLLLARGLQHRLDAAYLGTVALLAVGIVFSLLKGFDYEEAIILTVMLAALLPCRKHFYRRASLLDESFTAGWSLAIALVVLGSLWLLLLSHRHVDYSSQLWWQFEFGGNAPRALRATTAASVVLMATGLARLLRPAPPRSPTPSPADLDRAAAVTAAAPRTYAHLALLGDKTLLFRDDAHGSPRAFIMYGVAGRSWVAFGDPVGPPEDARELAWRFRELSDAHVGWTVFYEVGPENLPLYLDLGLSLLKLGEEARVPLTTFGLEGSARKSLRQTHRRVEKEAVTFALLPAEEVPALLPDLRRVSDAWLAEKSTREKGFSLGFFSPDYLRRGPVAVARRGERLVAFANVLLGGGREEISVDLMRYEPATAPPGVMDYLFLELMLWGRDAGYRWFGLGMAPFSGFDVRTLAPLWSRAGAFLFRQGEHFYNFQGVRKYKDKFDPVWEPRYLASPGGLALPRILTNVAALVSGGLTGVMRK encoded by the coding sequence ATGCCGTCTTCCGAGGTCGACGCCGACGCATCGTCCGCCTCGGGGGCGCGCCTGCGTGAACGGCTCGAACCCTATCGCCCCTGGCTCGGCTCCGCCTTCGGCATCGCCCTCTTCGGCGCGGCGCTCTGGGTTCTCCATCACGAGCTCCGCGCCTACTCGTACACCGAGGTGATCGCGGCCCTGCGCGGCCTGCCGCGATCGCGGCTCGCCCTCGGCCTCGCCTGCACCGCCGCGAGCTATCTGCTGCTCACCGGCTACGACGCGCTCGCGTGCCGGTATCTCGCGCACGCGCTTCGCTACCGGCAGATCGCGCTCGCGTCGTTCGTCGGCTACGCGTTCAGCCACAACGTCGGCGCGTCGTTCCTCGGCGGCGGCGCGATCCGCTACCGCCTGTACTCGAGCTGGGGCCTCCAGGCCGGCGAGATCGCGACGATCGTCGCCTTCAACGGCATCACGTTCTGGCTCGGATTTCTCCTGCTGACCGGCGGCGCGCTCCTCTTCGAGCCGGCGGCGGCGCTCTCGGCGCACACCTTCCCGGCCGGTACCGAGCCCGCGATCGGCGTCGTCTGCCTCGGCATCGTCGCGGCCTACGTCGGGTGGAGCGCGCTGCGCCGCACGCCGCTCCGCATCCGCGCCTTCGAACTCCGCATCCCGCCGCTCGATCTCACCTTCGTGCAGCTCACGCTCTCGACCCTCGACTGGGCGCTCGCCGCGAGCGTGCTCTACGTGGTGCTGCCGCCGTCCCCGACGCTCGGATTCCCCGCGTTCCTCGCGGCGTTCCTGCTCGCCCAGGTCGCGGGGCTCGCGAGCCATCTCCCGGCGGGGCTCGGCGTCTTCGAGACCGTGATCCTGGTCGGGCTCGCGCCGTACCTCCCGGGTCCGGCGGTCCTCGGATCGCTCGTCGCGTACCGCGTGATCTACTACCTCGTGCCGCTGCTCGCCGCCGGCGCCCTGCTCGGGGCGCACGAGCTCTGGCGGCGTACGGTGGTCCGGCGCGTCGGCGGCCTCTTCGGCCGCATCGTTCCCGAGATCGTGCCGCAGGCGCTCGCCGTGACGACGTTCCTCGGCGGCGGCGTCCTCCTCGCCTCGGGAGCCACGCCGGCGATCCACGGCCGCCTCGGCTGGCTACAGACCTTCCTGCCGCTCCCCGTCCTCGAGACGTCGCACTTCTTCGGCAGCCTGACCGGCGTCGGCCTCCTCCTGCTCGCGCGCGGCCTGCAGCACCGCCTCGACGCCGCCTACCTCGGCACGGTCGCGCTCCTCGCGGTGGGCATCGTGTTCTCGCTGCTCAAGGGCTTCGACTACGAGGAAGCGATCATCCTGACCGTGATGCTCGCGGCGCTCCTGCCGTGCCGCAAGCACTTCTATCGCCGCGCGTCGCTCCTCGACGAGTCGTTCACGGCGGGTTGGAGCCTCGCGATCGCCCTGGTCGTCCTCGGCTCGCTCTGGCTCCTGCTGCTCTCCCACCGCCACGTCGACTACTCGAGCCAGCTGTGGTGGCAGTTCGAGTTCGGCGGCAACGCGCCGCGCGCGCTGCGCGCGACGACGGCTGCGTCGGTGGTGCTGATGGCGACCGGGCTCGCCCGCCTCCTCCGCCCGGCGCCGCCGCGGTCACCGACGCCCTCCCCCGCCGACCTCGACCGCGCCGCGGCGGTGACCGCGGCGGCGCCCCGCACGTACGCGCACCTGGCGCTCCTCGGCGACAAGACCCTCCTCTTCCGCGACGACGCCCACGGCAGCCCGCGCGCCTTCATCATGTACGGCGTCGCAGGACGCAGCTGGGTGGCGTTCGGCGACCCCGTCGGACCGCCCGAGGACGCCCGCGAACTCGCGTGGCGCTTCCGCGAGCTCAGCGACGCGCACGTCGGCTGGACGGTCTTCTACGAAGTCGGCCCGGAGAACCTGCCGCTCTACCTCGACCTCGGCCTGAGCCTCCTGAAGCTCGGCGAGGAGGCGCGCGTGCCGCTCACGACGTTCGGACTCGAAGGCAGCGCGCGGAAGAGTCTGCGCCAGACCCATCGCCGCGTCGAGAAGGAGGCCGTGACGTTCGCGCTCCTCCCGGCCGAAGAGGTCCCGGCTCTACTCCCCGACCTGCGGCGCGTCTCCGACGCCTGGCTCGCCGAGAAGAGCACGCGGGAAAAGGGCTTCTCGCTCGGTTTCTTCTCGCCGGACTACCTCCGCCGTGGCCCGGTCGCCGTCGCGCGCCGCGGCGAGCGGCTCGTGGCGTTCGCCAACGTCCTCCTCGGCGGCGGTCGCGAGGAGATCTCGGTCGACCTCATGCGCTACGAGCCCGCGACGGCCCCGCCGGGGGTGATGGACTACCTCTTCCTCGAGCTCATGCTGTGGGGCCGGGACGCCGGCTACCGCTGGTTTGGCCTCGGCATGGCGCCCTTCTCGGGCTTCGACGTGCGCACGCTCGCGCCGCTCTGGAGCCGCGCCGGCGCGTTCCTCTTCCGACAGGGCGAGCACTTCTACAACTTCCAGGGTGTCCGCAAGTACAAGGACAAGTTCGATCCGGTATGGGAGCCGCGCTACCTCGCGTCGCCCGGCGGGCTCGCGCTGCCGCGCATCCTGACGAACGTCGCGGCTCTCGTCTCGGGCGGCCTCACCGGCGTGATGCGCAAGTGA